One Chondrinema litorale genomic window, TCGAGATGGAGTTTAGCCGAAGAAGCAGCAAAAGCTTGTATAGATGCTGCATTAAATAGCGGATATGCATTATATAATCAGTATGGAGATGTAAAAACAAACTACACTCAGCTATTTTTAGATGGTGGCAATAGCGAAGTGATTTTCGACAGACAAGGAGGAACCAGTGCAGATGACATTAATCTATCATATTTAGATCAATCAAACGGACCTAACGGATATGGACAATGGGGTGGAAATACGCCAATCTCTGAGCTAGTAGACGATTTCGAAATGGCAGATGGAACAAAGTTCGATTGGAACAATCCTGAACACAGTGCAGACCCATATGCCAATCGTGATCCACGTTTGTATGCATCAGTGCTTTCTGATGGAGATATCTGGAAAGATCGAAACGTAGAAACTTATTTAATTGCTGATGCTTCTGGCGAAATTACAGGAGGTGGACAAGACACTAAATATGGCCAAGATAACTGGAATACAAGTAAATCTGGTTACAATATTCGGAAATTCATGGACGAAAATTATGTGACTAACAGTTGGAATTTCCCAAGCACTAAAAACTGGATTTGGTTTCGTTTAGGTGAGCAGTATTTAAACTATGCCGAAGCTCTTTATATGCAAGGCAAAGAAACAGAAGCCAAAGTAGCCTTAAATGTAATTAGAAACCGAGCTCAAATGCCTGAGGTTACAGATTCTGGTGCCGACCTTTGGGATCGAATTGTAAATGAACGCCGAGTAGAATTATGCTTTGAAGAACATCGCTACTACGATGTACGCAGATGGGAGATTTCCGACGATGTGTTAAACAGAGATGCAACAGGAGTTGAGGTTGTTTTGCATCCTGATGGTACAAAAACTTATACTCCGGGTATTCTAGTTGAACAGCGAACTTTTAATGCTCCGGCAATGTATTGGTTGCCAATTCCAATAGAAGAAACCAATAAAAACGTGAATTTAGAGCAAAATCCGGGGTATTAGTGGGAAATGAATTATAAATTTAAAACCCGGGAATAATCTCGGGTTTTTAAATGGATTTCCAACCAAAAAGCAAACTTTAATTAATAGATAGAGAAATATGAAATCAAACAGTTTTTTACTAATCTTTTTATTATTCCTTCCATTTGCTTGTACGCAAAAACAAACTCAGACTGAAACTGAAGAAACACAGGATATTCCTGCAAAAAATGTCAGTTTTAAAGACTGGGCTAAAACTCCTCCAATGGGTTGGAATAGCTGGGATTGCTACGGGCCTACAGTGAAAGAGGAAGAAATAAAAGCCAATGCAGATTACATGGCTGAAAATCTGAAGGATTATGGTTGGGAATATGTTGTGGTTGATATCAGATGGTTTGTAGAAAACACGAAATCTCATGGTTACAATCAAACTGATCCCATCTATGTGTTAGATGAATACGGAAGATATTTACCTGCCGAAAACAGATTCCCTTCAGCAGCAAACGGCAATGGTTTTAAAGCTTTAGCAGATTATGTGCACCAAAAAGGATTAAAATTCGGAATCCATATTATGCGTGGAGTGCCTACTCAAGCAGTAGAGAAGAAGCTTCCAATTAAAGGAACAGATGGCATCACGGCTGACCAAATTTACACAGAAGAAAACCAGTGCAAGTGGTTAAGAGATAATTACACCATAGTTGCTAGCAAGCCCGGCGCACAAGAATATTATAATTCAATTTTTGAGTTATATGCAGATTGGGGTGTAGATTTTATTAAAATAGACGATCTTTCAGCACCTATTTATCATAAAGATGAAATAGAACTAATTCGCAATGCCATTTCTAATTGCGGTCGTGAGATTGTATTGAGTACTTCACCGGGAGCGACACCTGTAGAATCTGCAGACCATGTGAGCGAATATGCCAATATGTGGAGAATGGTTAATGATGTTTGGGATAGCTGGTGGCATATCAGACACTTATTTGAAGTGAGCCAAGATTGGTACAGCTACATCAAACCGGGAACTTGGCCAGACTGCGACATGATTCCACTAGGTAGACTCTCAATTAGAGGTGAAGTAGGAGATGATAGAATGACCAACTTGACAAAAGATGAGCAATATACTTTAATGTCTATGTTCACTATTTTCCGCTCGCCATTATTTTTTGGTGGAGACTTACCTAGCAACGACGAGTTTACTTTATCACTTTTAACCAACAAAGAGGTGTTAAAAATGCATTCTGAAAGTGAAGATGTAAAACAGTTATACTTTAAAGATGATAAAGTAGCGATTACATCAAACAGTACCACATCAGACATGAAATACCTTGCCTTGTTTAATCTATCAGATTCTGTATCACAAGATGTTGATGTACAGTTTACTGACTTGAAAGTGGATGGCAAAGTAAAAATTACCAACTTATGGACTGGAGAAGAAGTAGGAGAGTTTGAGTCTACATTTAGCCAAGAATTGCCTTCTCATGCTTCTGGCTTGTATAAATTAGAACCTGTTGAGTAATTTTTAAAAGCATTTAAATACAAAGAAGGTCTTAAATTTAAATTTAAGACCTTCTTTGTTTATAATTATAATGCAGCTTTAACTGACTCAGAAAGAGGTGTTGTTTTTCTTCCTAATATTTTTGACAATTGTTTTGAATCATCATACAAATCGTCTTTAGAAGCACCTACATCCCAACCAGCGATAGCATAAGCTAAGCCTTCTGGTAAACCTACAGATTTAAGAATTTCTGCATAGTCTTTTTCTGGTAAGTTATTGTAAGGAATGTCTTTACCTGTTTGCTTAGAAATTTCAGCAGCAAGGTCACTTAAAGTGTAGTACTCATCACCTGCAAGTTCGAATACTTTACCTTTGTAGCTAGTATCTGTAATTACAATAGCAGCAGCTTCTGCAAAATCAATTCTCGCTGCTGAAGATACTTTACCTTCACCTGCACTTCCTACAAATGCACCTGCTTGTAATGCACCTGCTATTGATCCGGTATAGTTTTCAGTATACCATCCATTTCTTAAAATAGTATGTGTTAAACCAGACTCTTTTAGTGCTGCTTCTGTTGCTAAATGTTCTTCGGCTAAGCTCAAAGAAGATTGATCTGCATGTAACAAGCTAGTATAAACAATCCATTGAATGCCTGCTTCTTTTGCGGCATTAATCACGTTAGTGTGTTGTTCTTTTCTTTTTCCAACTTCGCTACCAGAAATTAATAAAAGGTGATCGATGCCTTTTAAAGATTCAGTTAAGGTTGCAGATTTGTCGTAATTGAACTCACGCGCTTCAACACCTAATTCAGCAGCTTTTTCTGGGGTACGTACTAAAGCTACAATATCCTCACTTGCAACTCTCTTTTTTAATTCTGCTACTACAAAGTTTCCTAACTGACCTGTAGCTCCTGTTACTCCTATTTTCATTTTAATTTATTTTTTAGATTTCTAAATGTTATTTGATGGTAAAAAGTTTTTTAATTACTTTTGGTAAGTCAAAGGTAAAAAGTTATCGTATGCTTGTCAAGAACTTACGTTTAAGTATAATACTAACCTTGGAGTTACTAATGCTGAAAATCAATGAGTTATGAAAGAAAATAATTTTGAAAAATTTGGAGTGATAGAAGAATGCCCAATAAGGAATGTGTTAGACCGTATAGGAAACAAATGGTCTTTGTTGGTACTCTTGACATTAGAAGAAGGTGAAGTGCTCAGGTTTAATGAGATTCACGGTTATATTGCCAGCATTTCTCAAAAAATGTTGAGTGTTACCTTAAAGTCATTAGAGGCAGATGGTTTGGTAAAAAGAACCGTGTACCCACAAATTCCACCCAAAGTAGAATATGAGCTAACCAGTAGAGCACAATCACTTTTGCCCCACTTACATAACCTAGCAGATTGGGCTAATAGCAATATGTCTGATATTATGGTTTCTAGAAAGCAATTTGAGTTGAGCAAGAGGTGATAAACTTCCAAATAAAAGCATAGAAAGATCAAGCCTTATTTTTGTTGATCAAAATTGCTCAACAGAATAACTCTAGATGATTATATGTATTCACTGAGATACAAGTAATCCCAATCGGGAATCATGGTAAATAATTTTAAGGTTACTAATTACCGTATTTTGTTAACTTCGGGTAATTGGTAACCTTAATTTGATTTTAACTATCTATACACTTTCTATGCAAAAAATATATTTAAGCTTATTACTATTTACTCTCACAATTCAACAATCAATCTGCCAGAATCAATCTAAGCCAAACGTATTGGTAATTTTAGCCGACGACCTCGGAAGTTTAGACTTGAATTGCTATGGCTCTAAAGATTTAGAAACTCCAAACCTCGACAAGCTAGCTAAAGCTGGTGTTCGTTTCACTCAATTCTATGCGGCAGCCCCTGTTTGTTCTCCATCGCGTGCAGCATTATTAACCGGAAAATCTAACTTGGGTGCTGGCTTACCTGGTAATGTTCCGATTCCCGAAGGTGATCCAGAAGGCAAAGCAGGCTTACCAACAGAAGAGGTAACCATGGCAGAATACTTTAAAGAAGCAGGTTATTCGACAGCTTTAGTGGGAAAATGGCACTTGGGGCACCACAAAAATAAAGTACCAAATGCGCAAGGTTTCGACTACTTCTTTGGTCACCAAAGAGGTTGTATCGATAACTATTCTCATTTCTTTTTCTGGGCTGGCCCAAACAAACACGACCTTTACAGAAATAATGAAGAGGTGCTTTATCCGGGAGAATATTTTCCAGATTTAATGGTGGATGAAGTTTCTCAAATAATCACAAAAGATGAAAATCCATTCTTTGTTTATTGGGCGATCAACGTTCCGCACTATCCATATCAAGCCACTCCAAAATGGTTGGATCACTATAAAGATTTACCTTCTCCAAGAAAAGAATATGCTGCCTTTGTTTCTACCATGGATGAGCGTATTGGAGAAGTATTAGATGAATTAGAAAAAGCAGGAAAGAAAGATAACACCATTATCGTATTTCAATCTGACCACGGACATAGCTGCGAAGAGCGTGCTTTTGGTGGTGGTGGAAATGCTGGCCCTTATCGCGGTTGTAAGTTCAGTATGTTTGAAGGAGGTTTGAGAGTGCCTGCTATTATCAGCTATCCAGATAAACTTCCTGCAAATGAAGTGAGAGATCAACTTTGTTCTGAGATGGATTGGCTACCAACCATTGCTGAATTATCAAACATAAAACTTGCAGATGATAAAATAGAAGGCAAGAGTTTGATGCCGATTATTAAATCGAAAAAAGCAGCTACACAACACGAAATAATTAACTGGCAAGTAGGTGGTTACGATGATGCTAAAAATAGTTGGGCAGTAAGAGAAGGTGATTGGAAACTACTTGGGCATCCTAACGATCCTAGTACAAAAACTAAGTTTACAGAAAAAGATGAGCTCTACTTAGTGAACTTAAAAGACGATATTGGAGAGCAAAAGAACGTTGCCGAATCTAATCCAAAGATTGTAGCAAAACTCAAAAAATACCATGAAGACTGGTTAAGCAAAATCAAATCTGATAGAAATATCGATTAAGTATTTCTGAAATTTTAGATAAAAAAGGCTATAGCTAATGGACATGCTGTAGCCTTTTTCATTATGAGATTTTAAAATAATAATTCGCGAAGTTTCAATGCTGAATTAAGCTCAAAACCCTTAACTTTGTAAGTGTATAATGTACACTTATTAATTAAACCTTATACCGATGAAAACAGAAAGAGTGAAAATGCTAGCCGGTGAATCTTATTTTATAAACGATGCAGAGTTAGTAGAGATAAGATATAAAACCCGAGAATTGGTTGATCAATTTAATGCCACTGGTCCGAGAGATACCGAAGATAAGCAGCGCATTCAAAGTGAGATATTTGGAGAAGTAGGGGAGAATGTACACATCGAAAAGCCGATGAGGATAGATTATGGCATGAATACCAAGCTTGGCAATAATGTTTTTATCAACTTTAATTTTGTGCTATTAGATTGCTGCCCAGTAACTATCGGTGATAATGTTTTTATAGCACCCAATGTATCCATTTATACTGCTAGCCATCCACTAGATTTAGAAGAAAGAAAAAAACATATCGGTTCAGCAGAACCCATTACCATTGGCAACGATGTTTGGATTGGCGGAGATTGTGTCATCCTTCCCGGTGTGACAATAGGAGACGGTTGTACCATTGGTGCAGGAAGCGTAATCACCAAAGATATTCCAGCAAATACTTTAGCGATGGGTTCACCTTGCAAAGTGGTGAAGGAGTTGTAGATTAATTTTTTTTATGTGAGGTTTTTGCTATATATAATTTTAAATAATCATAAATCACTGATAATAAATACTTGTACTTTTATCTTGATATAAAAGTACGGCAGCGGCCGACCGCCAAAAGATCAAGACTGCGGAAGCTTTTTCTAAATTTTTTACACTATTGCTAAAATCTCCAAAACAGCAGCGGCTGACGTTCACTTCGTTCAAACACTGGAGATTTTTCAACGCAAATGCTCAAAAAATTATTAACGAAAATGCTTCCTAGGTCAATTATTTTCTATTAAAGCCTCATATTATTTCAAAGAAACAGTAATCACATATTCTCCTGCCTCTAATTCAGTTTGTCCTGCTTGAATAGCATCTGCTTCGAGCAAATATTTACTTCCATCATTCTTTTTACTAATCTCCACTTGCTCAATATTAGCTTCTGGCAAATGGAAAATAGCAGAGCTTGCAGTAGGAATATTAGTTTCGAATATCAATGTATTGTTGCCTTCTTTTTTCCAATTAGAAACAATCTCTCCATAAGGAGTGTGGTAATTACATTTTACCCAATCCAAATTTTCTGGCACATAAGGCGACAAAGTAAACTTCTTAAATCCGGGAAATCCATCGATGGGTTGAATACCACCCAACCATCTATAAAACCATTCGGTTACAGTGCCAAACATCGGATGGCAATTGGAGTAAGTGTTATCACTTTCTTTCCAAGTTTCCCAAATAGTAGTTGCTCCGCGATCTATCATAAATCCCCAACCGGGATATTGAGTGCTGTTTACCATCTTAAATACATCTTCGATAAAACCAGTTTTAGAAAGGGTTTCCAACATATATTTGGTGCCAAAAATACCTGTATACAAATGACCTGATGGACCATTTTGTAAAGCACTCATCAGAGAGTCTTTAGCAGCAGACATGCTTTCTTCTGGAATTACATCATGATAAATCAATGTAGAGAAAAGTGTTTGTCGGTTGATCTCTTCTTTAATTGGATGATCCCAAAAGCGCGTTTTTAAACTATCTTTTAATAGTTCTGCCAATTCACCATATTCATTTTCAAGCACTGTTTCATTCATTAGTTGGGCAAAAGTTTTCATAATCTTGGCACATTGTAAATAATGCGCGGTTCCGGTTAGCTCAACTGGAACTGGCTTTAAAGATTCATGATCGCTCAAACCTTCTCGCACCACACCATCCGGATAAATCCTAGCTACCTTTTCCATCCACTGCTTATCCAATTCATA contains:
- a CDS encoding winged helix-turn-helix transcriptional regulator is translated as MKENNFEKFGVIEECPIRNVLDRIGNKWSLLVLLTLEEGEVLRFNEIHGYIASISQKMLSVTLKSLEADGLVKRTVYPQIPPKVEYELTSRAQSLLPHLHNLADWANSNMSDIMVSRKQFELSKR
- a CDS encoding glycoside hydrolase family 27 protein — translated: MKSNSFLLIFLLFLPFACTQKQTQTETEETQDIPAKNVSFKDWAKTPPMGWNSWDCYGPTVKEEEIKANADYMAENLKDYGWEYVVVDIRWFVENTKSHGYNQTDPIYVLDEYGRYLPAENRFPSAANGNGFKALADYVHQKGLKFGIHIMRGVPTQAVEKKLPIKGTDGITADQIYTEENQCKWLRDNYTIVASKPGAQEYYNSIFELYADWGVDFIKIDDLSAPIYHKDEIELIRNAISNCGREIVLSTSPGATPVESADHVSEYANMWRMVNDVWDSWWHIRHLFEVSQDWYSYIKPGTWPDCDMIPLGRLSIRGEVGDDRMTNLTKDEQYTLMSMFTIFRSPLFFGGDLPSNDEFTLSLLTNKEVLKMHSESEDVKQLYFKDDKVAITSNSTTSDMKYLALFNLSDSVSQDVDVQFTDLKVDGKVKITNLWTGEEVGEFESTFSQELPSHASGLYKLEPVE
- a CDS encoding sulfatase family protein, which codes for MQKIYLSLLLFTLTIQQSICQNQSKPNVLVILADDLGSLDLNCYGSKDLETPNLDKLAKAGVRFTQFYAAAPVCSPSRAALLTGKSNLGAGLPGNVPIPEGDPEGKAGLPTEEVTMAEYFKEAGYSTALVGKWHLGHHKNKVPNAQGFDYFFGHQRGCIDNYSHFFFWAGPNKHDLYRNNEEVLYPGEYFPDLMVDEVSQIITKDENPFFVYWAINVPHYPYQATPKWLDHYKDLPSPRKEYAAFVSTMDERIGEVLDELEKAGKKDNTIIVFQSDHGHSCEERAFGGGGNAGPYRGCKFSMFEGGLRVPAIISYPDKLPANEVRDQLCSEMDWLPTIAELSNIKLADDKIEGKSLMPIIKSKKAATQHEIINWQVGGYDDAKNSWAVREGDWKLLGHPNDPSTKTKFTEKDELYLVNLKDDIGEQKNVAESNPKIVAKLKKYHEDWLSKIKSDRNID
- a CDS encoding sugar O-acetyltransferase encodes the protein MKTERVKMLAGESYFINDAELVEIRYKTRELVDQFNATGPRDTEDKQRIQSEIFGEVGENVHIEKPMRIDYGMNTKLGNNVFINFNFVLLDCCPVTIGDNVFIAPNVSIYTASHPLDLEERKKHIGSAEPITIGNDVWIGGDCVILPGVTIGDGCTIGAGSVITKDIPANTLAMGSPCKVVKEL
- a CDS encoding RagB/SusD family nutrient uptake outer membrane protein, with amino-acid sequence MKKIKILLTGLLFVLVSSCDRDAILDKSPLTEISEQDVWEDPNLVASFVNARYSAIGHGWAESWQSSVVDETYLTWSRGCEPLTQGYVNPADLGRMNGAWWGWDNRAWATIWNNISNCNLFFERVEDVEFSDEAEKDKLIGEVTFIRALMYFDLVSRWGGMPIITKAYTLNDREEFLSVARNSYEDNVDFIVSECDKAASLLPDNYSGADVGRATSIAALALKSRMLLYAASPLMNPGTNELVGYTSADASRWSLAEEAAKACIDAALNSGYALYNQYGDVKTNYTQLFLDGGNSEVIFDRQGGTSADDINLSYLDQSNGPNGYGQWGGNTPISELVDDFEMADGTKFDWNNPEHSADPYANRDPRLYASVLSDGDIWKDRNVETYLIADASGEITGGGQDTKYGQDNWNTSKSGYNIRKFMDENYVTNSWNFPSTKNWIWFRLGEQYLNYAEALYMQGKETEAKVALNVIRNRAQMPEVTDSGADLWDRIVNERRVELCFEEHRYYDVRRWEISDDVLNRDATGVEVVLHPDGTKTYTPGILVEQRTFNAPAMYWLPIPIEETNKNVNLEQNPGY
- a CDS encoding SDR family oxidoreductase, which produces MKIGVTGATGQLGNFVVAELKKRVASEDIVALVRTPEKAAELGVEAREFNYDKSATLTESLKGIDHLLLISGSEVGKRKEQHTNVINAAKEAGIQWIVYTSLLHADQSSLSLAEEHLATEAALKESGLTHTILRNGWYTENYTGSIAGALQAGAFVGSAGEGKVSSAARIDFAEAAAIVITDTSYKGKVFELAGDEYYTLSDLAAEISKQTGKDIPYNNLPEKDYAEILKSVGLPEGLAYAIAGWDVGASKDDLYDDSKQLSKILGRKTTPLSESVKAAL